CCTTTAACTCCGTGCTGTTTTCAACCATGTTTAGCACTGGCATTGAGCCAACTTTGCTAGTTTCGTGAGTGAGTTGCAAAGATGTAAAGATGGCCAGAGGCTGGGTCTCATTTTCTATTCAAAAGCATGTTCTGTTAGCCGATGGTAAATTAGAATCTCAAGTTCTAACACAAATTGATCTACTATGGTTTTGGCCACTTCTTCTTCTACCTCTGTGATTTATTTAACAGGTCATTAGCTTTGGTAACTTTTAAAATCCATGAAGTACTCTAACTACACATATTATAGATCTTGTGTTAGACTGGTGTTACCTCTCATACCATTGGTTCCTAACAGGAGTCTAGACAAAATGTCATTCATTGAGTCTTGCTGGCAAAGCTAGTTATGAACGTATATATAGTGGGCTCAAACACAGAAGCAGAGAAGACTATTTCCCCACCGAGCTAACTGCTACGCCACTGTGAGTTCAAGGTGATGGCTGGTCTATATTTAGTCCAGAAAAAGGGCCTCAATGGAAAGCGAAGGAGGTGATCAGTTGATACTCAGTAAAGGCAAATGATAGTAGCCACGTAAAATTTAAAGAGGGATCAGGATTCCAGGAAGCAAGTTAATACAAATAGAAGCATGAAATTAGTTAGACCGCCCTTATGGCCTGGGCCCCCACAGTCGGTACTGTGCCTGGGAACTGGTCCTGCCAGTGAGGTCGCGTGCGGGCCTTCCAGAGAAATCCTGATCTCACTGGGCTCCTAGATGACAGGGGCAAAGTTGGACTTACTGGTGAGCAAGGCAGATGGGCTTCCCAAGTCTCCGGGACCAAGTGGGCGGCGATGGAGGAGAGGAGCAAACATGTCACTGTTCCCACTTGtacattttaagaaacattaaacATCAATAGCAATTGCCCATTAGCCTAAGAACTTGGAAATACTGAACAATCAAATGATGAACATTAGCCACTTTTCATAAAGCCATGCTACAATATATTGTTAAGTGGCTAAGGCATTACAACCAAAGTAAAATTTGGACTGTCCATATTCCGTAACAGTTTATGTTTATAATCTTCCTTCTTAGCCGTCAATACTTTCGCTAAGGcacaaaaaataatttaggatTAAGCAATTTAATACAAACTGTATTTCATGGAGGGGTGATTTCACAACTTGAGAACACAGACCATTCAGCATCCATCAAGCGTCTACAGAACACACTTGCCAGCAGTAGGACACACCCATGCCTTTATTTTGGTAAgattctttctagttttttcaGCTGATTTTGTTAAAGCCAACCCAGAAGGGGTTTTGCCTTTACAAGTGTGTACATGGATAGATTCAAATAATCTTCCATACTCTTAACACAAGTCCCACGTACCATACAGTCCAGTGACACCAGTACTACTGTCCTCTGTCCTTTCACTGTGCCACTCCTTTGCTCTAGCTCCTGTCTCAGGACCAGACTTGAAGGAGATGATGATCTACTAGATGGGAGGAGATAATGGTTTCTACCTATTCCTCACAGGAACTAGTAAAAGTAGGACCGCAATAagtagcttttttaaaaacataaatttatttatttattcattctttggttgcgttgggtctgcgttgccgcacgtgggctttctctagctgcaacgagcgggggctactcttcattgcggtgcgcgggcttctcattgcggtggcttctcttgttgccgagcacgggctctaggcgcgtgggcttcggtagctgtggcactcgggctccgtagttgtggcgcacgggcttagccgctccgcggcatgtgggatcttcccggaccggggctcgaacccgtgtcccctgcattggcaagcggattcttaaccactgcaccaccggggaagtcccagtaacttatttttaaacttaaaaagtgaaagaattgggcttccccggtggcgcagtggttgcgcgtccgcctgccgatgcaggggacacgggttcgtgccccggtccgggaagatcccacgtgccgcggagcggctgggcccgtgagccatggccgctgggcctgcgctccgcgacgggagaggccacaacagtgaaaggcccacataccgaaaaaaaaaaaaaaaaaaaaaaaaaaaaagtgaaagaactaATAGTGAAGTTTAGCTCACCCTACAAAACACACCTCAAATGCTTCCTCTGTAGCGatagagatgatgatgatgaccctgatgatgacgatgatgctGAGAGCTAAAACTTACCCAGCACTTACCAGAAGCTAGTCAAGGGCTTTGTACAtgttcactcatttaatcctgactTCATTCATATGAAGGGGGCACTGCATTCgcccaatttatagatgaggaaactgaggtatagagaAGTTTAGTACTTTGCCCAAAGTCATCCAACTGGTAAGGAGCAAAATTAAGATTCAAACACAGACAAGTTAGAGCCAGAGGCCACGCTCTTCTCCGCCACGCCAAATTGTTATGCCTTCCTAGAGCTCCCGTAGCACCTCCACAGAGTTTGGCTTAACCTCACACAGTTGGCACTTAACAGAAATGACTAGAATACAAGGCATGTTATCTAAGTGTCCACTTCCCCCACTTAATGGTGAGATACTTGAAGTCAAGACCCATGTCTTATTTGTCTCTGTATGCTCCAGGGCCTCGCACAGCATCTAGACCTATTGTGTGTCCAGAATAAATTTGTTACGCGAACTAATTTGAAATATTAGGCCAATCCCTATGAAATTGACATTGTTATAAGTCAAAATAGTTTATTgtcaattatttcatttagttcaacCTTCGAGAACACAGACAGCACCTACCAGCTCGGAAGCAAACCTATTCTTCATGTTCTTTCAATGCTTTATTAATTCGTAGCACACTGATACTTACAGGAAGAGACTAACACCATCAGGTAGTTTACTCATCTACCACTGCCAAGACCAGAACATGGAAAAGTTGGTAGCCCGTGATTTACTTATGCAAACATTTTATGCCTCATTTTCCTCTACTGCAGGTACATAATAATGCCTCAGGGTACCCTACAACACCATTTTTACAGGTCTCCAAACTAACAATGGCCAGGGCATAAGACGTTTTATCAAGGTGACGTCCATCTTACCAATAACTTTCCAAAGCAAGTCTCCACTTCATCCCTATCCCCTTCTCTCATTCACTCGTTTATTCAGCAAGTAATTTTCAAGCATTTCTTCCAGGCTGGGCCTTGAGGATACATAAAAAAAACCACACTCGGCTCCCACTGGTGCCTTTTTGTAACTCCTAAGTGGTAATAGCAGCTCGCTCCACGAGATGGCACTCCTAATTCTTCTTCGTATTCCTTTACTACCACGATGAAAGGTCATATGATTTTTCCACTGTTGCAAAACAAATAGAACTAAGAGGGTTTTTTTCACGATTGATGTAGCTGACTGCTCATATGAACATATTTCAGACACTTCAAAacaatggttttctcagggacaTTCAAATGTTACTTTGGGAGAGGGTGTATGTTGCAACATGGAAGGCGTGTTGTGATGTGAAGAGGTTGGAACCTTCTCTTATTGCTGGTCCTGACCCTGAGAGCACGCAGGCTTATGGAAAAGAAAGGCGGAAAGTTGCATAGAacactgcaggcaaagagcacTGCAGCAGAAAGTGCACTGAGGTAGGCGTTCTGAAATTCGTCATCCTCAGTTGCTCCATCCCCACTATTCCTACCCACACTGGTTCCAGATGCctatgcccactctcacctcgaCCCTCTCTACCAAAGGCACAGGATTCAGCTGAGTTTGGCAAATTTTGACCCATGATTTTAATTCAAGAAAACAGCCTAAGGCTGAAAAGAATAAGTAGGAAAATGACTGTCTATTTTTTGAATGCCGAATACTGAGCAGTTTGATAAGCAAAGTGCTTAGcaaacttatttcatttaatataagAACCCTGTGAGAAAGTTTTATGTACAAACACTTATGTAATACCTGATTCTAAGCACTCCATTTCAATTAATCATCCTAACATTCCTATGAGGATATACGCTACTGTTATTTCCCTTCTacgggaaactgaggcatagagggATTACTTGACTAGCCAAAGGTCTAACAGCTGGGGTTCATAGCCAGGAGTGTCAAACTCAGTGTCTGGGCTTTTATGCTGCATCTctgtttcagagaaaaaaatattaggtcTGTTGGATAAGAATGCCCTCAAATTTCTGCTATGAAACCTATAAACTTACCTGACTCTGCACCTTCTCTGTTTGGCTAACATATTTACCAAAACGTCCATgacacaataaaaaaatcaccTGTCATGCCAAGGACCAGGAAAATCacaatgtgaattttaaaaaaagataatcaactAATGTCAACACTGAGACGACTttgatgttagaattatctgacaaagattttaaagcagccatcataaaaatgctgAAACAACAATCAGAAATTctcatgaaacaaatgaaaaaatatagaatctcagaaaagaaatacaaattataaaaaagaacaagatggaaattataaaaatgaaaaatacaataatataaatttaaaaatcactggatGAAATCAATAGTAGATTGATGACAGAGGacagaatcagtgaacttgagaaTGGATCAACAGAATTCACAAAATATGAATAACAGCAATTAAACAGactgtaaaaaaaatgaacagaacctcaGAGATCTGTGGAATAACAACAGAAGATCCAATATTCATATCATAGGACtccaagaaggagaggaagaaaatggaactgaaaaaatgtaaaaaaataaggGCTAAAAACTTCCCAAGTTTGGTGAAAGATGCAGACCTATAGATTCAAGATGCTGAGCAAACTCCAAATAgtataaacacaaagaaatgcatgccaagacacattataattaaacttctgatgaataaagacaaaaaaagaaatcttgaaagcagccaaaCAGAAACAACACATTACCCAGAGAGAATACCAATTGAATTGACtgcagatttctcatctgaaaccatGAAGAACAGGAGGGAGTATCACAATCTTTCAAgtgaaattcaagaaaattttttcaagaaaattattttctctgagaAAGGCCATGCAGAGAATGAAAACACGAGCtacagtctgggagaaaatatatgcaaaccacatatctgactaAAACTATCTAGAGTATCTAGACTATATAGAGAACTGTCAAAGCTCAAGAGTAGCTTTTCCAGTAAGCGGCCTGAGGTGACCTCTAAAAATGGTTCGCTGTTCACTTGACccagaaaaccccacaaaatcatGCATGTCAAGAAGTTCAAATCTTCGTGTTCACTTTAAGAACACTCGTGAAACTGCCCAGGCCATTAAGAGTATGCATATCCAAAAAGCCACCAAGTATCTGAAGGACGTCACTTTAAAGAAGCAATGTGTGCCATTCCATCGTTACAATGGTGGAGTTGGTAGGTGTGCCCAGGCCAAACGGTGGGGCTGGAAGCAGGGTTGGTGGCCCAAAAAGAGTGCTGAATTTTTATTGCACATGCTCAAAAATGCAGAGAGTAACGCTGAACTTAAGGGCTTAGAGGTAGATTCTCTGGTCATTGAGCACATCCAGGTGAACAAAGCCCCCAAGATGCGGCGCAGAGCTCATGGTCGGATCAACCCATACATGAGATCTCCCTGCCACACTGAGATGATCcttactgaaaaagaacagattgttCCTAAACCACAAGAGGAGGTtgcccagaagaaaaagatatcccggaagaaactgaagaaacaaaaacttatggcCCGGGAATAAATGccgcaaaaaataaatgcaaataaaagtaaaaaaacacaaaaagctcaagtaaaaatcaaaaaatccaactgaaaaaaaaaaaaaatcgacaaAAGTCAtaaacagatatttcaccaaagtgGATATATAGagggccaataagcacataaaaaaccATTCAAAATCATTAGctatcagggaaacacaaattaaaagcacaataagataccactgtACACTTagcagaatggctaaaataaaaaataacaagagaaaatTCTGGTGATGATGCCAATAACTGGATCACTCACCTATTGCTcttaagaatgtaaaatggtgcagccactctggaaaatggtttggcagtcccttaaaaaattaaacatgcaacTATCACATGACCCAGTAACTGCACTCCTAAGAATTTAtcgcagagaaatgaaaacccatCTTCACACAAAGATCTGTACAAATatgtttaaagcagctttatGTTAAGATCAGAAAACCAGTAGGTAACAGCTCAGATGTTCTTTAATGGGTGAATGGTTATGCTAAGTGTGGTATATCTATATCATGgaactcaggaataaaaaggaaaatagttatTGATATGCACAATACCTGGGTGAATCTcagggaattatgctgaatgaGAAAAGCCAATTCCCAAAGTTTACATACCTGTGTGATTTCACATATATAGCATtcaagaaatgacaaaattatagaaatggaaaagagattagtggttgcaagcagttagggatgggggagggatggcgAGAGGGATGCAGGAGGGTGATGTATGTGGTTATAAAAGAGCGACACGAGGGATCCATCTGGTGTTGGAACCGTGTGTAGCCCTAAGAGTGTTGATGCACACATAACTCGCACAAGTGATAAAATTGTACAGAATTTAATATGTATACGCACATG
This window of the Physeter macrocephalus isolate SW-GA chromosome 21, ASM283717v5, whole genome shotgun sequence genome carries:
- the LOC102979128 gene encoding 60S ribosomal protein L17-like, which gives rise to MVRCSLDPENPTKSCMSRSSNLRVHFKNTRETAQAIKSMHIQKATKYLKDVTLKKQCVPFHRYNGGVGRCAQAKRWGWKQGWWPKKSAEFLLHMLKNAESNAELKGLEVDSLVIEHIQVNKAPKMRRRAHGRINPYMRSPCHTEMILTEKEQIVPKPQEEVAQKKKISRKKLKKQKLMARE